From a region of the Vanessa atalanta chromosome 13, ilVanAtal1.2, whole genome shotgun sequence genome:
- the LOC125068127 gene encoding protein hairy has protein sequence MVTGIGSPQQGVSNVAMSPTGMQEQKKTGDNRRSNKPIMEKRRRARINNCLNELKALTLDAMKKDPARHSKLEKADILEMTVKYLEGLRSEGAGSPDRFKAGYRHCLSEVAKFPGLDSGLKKRLVRHLEGCVTNPGTRPFAAPTPPSDIEDAVVPPQHSTIFISAGPGSGVRLVPTRLSNGDIALVLPAGVSASTIGAVPTLVPLSPRDASSSSSEPRCYSPASSGWGTPPPPSEEPAPLALVTRRQPQEEKPWRPW, from the exons ATGGTGACGGGCATCGGTAGCCCCCAGCAAGGGGTGTCCAACGTGGCTATGAGCCCAACAGGAATGCAGGAGCAGAAGAAAACTGGAGATAATAGACGA AGTAATAAACCTATAATGGAAAAGAGACGTCGGGCGCGCATCAACAACTGCTTAAATGAACTAAAAGCACTTACCCTTGACGCGATGAAAAAAgat CCGGCTCGCCATTCAAAACTAGAAAAGGCAGACATTTTAGAAATGACGGTGAAATATTTGGAGGGTCTTCGTTCTGAAGGTGCTGGTTCACCGGATAGATTTAAGGCAGGCTATAGGCACTGCTTATCCGAAGTCGCTAAGTTTCCTGGTTTAGATTCGGGATTGAAAAAACGCCTTGTACGACATCTCGAAGGATGTGTGACTAATCCCGGTACTAGGCCGTTTGCGGCGCCCACGCCCCCGTCGGATATAGAAGATGCAGTTGTTCCTCCTCAACATTCAACCATATTTATTTCTG CTGGTCCCGGTTCTGGAGTTCGACTTGTTCCAACGAGGTTATCAAACGGTGACATTGCCCTCGTATTACCAGCTGGAGTAAGTGCGAGTACCATCGGCGCCGTTCCTACACTCGTACCACTTTCCCCACGAGATGCCTCTTCATCGTCATCAGAACCTAGATGTTACTCCCCAGCCAGCTCCGGTTGGGGAACACCTCCTCCCCCATCAGAGGAACCCGCGCCCCTCGCATTGGTTACTAGACGACAACCTCAAGAGGAAAAACCCTGGCGACCTTGGTGA